In the genome of Aphidius gifuensis isolate YNYX2018 linkage group LG6, ASM1490517v1, whole genome shotgun sequence, the window atttacatttttaaaaataattctagtcaataaattgaacattttttttgtctttttatttattgtaattaacgtataaatttatgatagattaaatttaaaaaacaggtGATGTACACGAGGAAATAATAGTGTCAACTTGACAGACTAAAGtgttgataaattgataagaTCATAAAATCACATATATTGTTTACAGTTGAATTAAGAAGCCATTATTCGTTCttggaaataatatatatataacaattaatttacgtaattaatgtgattatatttattgataacatTTGAAGAAAATCAAGGACTAATACATGTGGACTTTGATAACAacataattgataaaattacattaaataattatttttttttatgtcaataagtaatttttaataaaaaatatcatcagctttgtattaaaatttttacgatATTGATAATCCAAATTGTTATTCTTTttccatgtaaaaaaaaaaagctctcgATGATATTTTTACGTTAAATAAAGTTGGCTGAACATCAAAGGacatattgatatttttttttctgtttatattttttcataacaatttttaaatcccAAGACGAatcgtatattttttaaattgaaatatatagtattgacattttatcaaacttttaaattcacgatttattttttttcttatttagcgatgaatttttttcaagttatttttatatttttttttcgttactgctcgataaaatgtataataaaaaatgtaatatctattattatttattttttgatataaaaataattattttaaatatttttctattttttaattaattaattactgctaactgataaataaaaaataaaaaacattgttttaaaataagcTGGCTTTTGttctttaaataaacatgttataaaaataaaaaaaaattatataaaaatattttatctgttCACGTGCCAACACTGTAAATTCtagagaaatttaaaatttagcaTAAAGCAATATACCAaggggaaataaaaaaacatttagacattatattttatgatgaaaaaaaaggaaaaaaaaaaatcaatgctTCATAATACGAAGAAGCAACAGGTCCCCTCAAAAGATTAAATTGACCGAGTTGGATTTAATTAACCCTCTCAATATTTGGGGTAGAAATtaggcaataaaaaaaaatctcatcaAAGCATTTCTTGCTTCAGcagttaaataaaatcacCCTAATAATCTACATAAAAAATCaggcaaaaaaagaaattaccgaagcatttttttaatccaatttaatttgtacattaaattgaattaaaaaaacggtaatttttaaaatgatatttcagctaaatttgcaattatttGTTACGGAAAAAAGTCGGAGGAAAGTCgttggaaatatttctccgattttTCTTCGTCGAAAATGATCATAGTCATTTGTGTAGAGTTGAATTTTTACAATGCCAATTAATTATCAGCTTTTCAGGATGAGacatatattagaaaaaacattCTCAAAATCTTTATCAAATGGCTCAAGTTGGATCCACACtagatgatgtttttttttttcgtttattttttttaatgtacttCATTGTCCTCAATCGTctccatatttatttaaagttctaacaaaaaaaaacttaattaatcgcttttttgagaacttttgaacattttttcgcatttttgtaattatccTGTGCATCACAAAGTTCTTTACAATTAAAGATAAGATAATAGAAAactgccattttttttttttgtgatgatttatattttgagcAATAATCaaatgagtaaataaaaaaacaattaaaaaaatgaatatttaaattgttttttttctattaatttttttaattgtctttttatttatttatttgcttgttgttaaataataaagaatttattcaattcaatcatttataaaattgtacaatgaaaaatcaatatcacCCCTCCATCCatcaaattttcaacaataaaaaaataaaaatatccaatgaaatttttttaatccaatttaatttgtacattaaattcaattaaaaaaacggtaattttttaaataatatttcagctaaatttgcaattatttGTTACGGAAAAAAGTCGGAGGAAAGTCgctggaaatatttctccgattttTCTTCGTCTTTTTAAGAAAATGATCAAAGTCATTTGTGTagagtttaatttttacattgccAATTAATTATCAGCTTTTCAGGATGAGACAtaatatattagaaaaaacattttcaaaatcttTACTAAATGGCTCAAGTTGGATCCAcactagataattttttttttttattcatttttttttcatatacctACTTCATTGTCTTCAAtcgtcaaaaaatttttttttcgtgaaaaaaaactttaacttACTATTCACCTGTGCAGACTGCAGAGATTATGAcaaaatgagaattttttaaaccCCCCCCCCCTGTCGCTTTGGCTGTTACTCTTGCTTacttaacaacaataaaatgaataaataaaaaaacaattgaaaaaatgaatatttaaattgtttttttttctattaatttttttaattgtctttttatttatttattttcttgttgttaaataccaaagaatttattcaatttaatcattcataaaattgtacaatcaaaaattgatattaccCCTACATCcatcaaattttcaataataaaaaaattaaaatatccaatgaaattttcataatcATAAAGTCAATTTAAAAGCTTAAATATACtcagtatataatataattgaataattcaaaatttcataaatacacaatatttttattaataataaatattgtttgagcttttattgtaataaataaaataacattagtGTGTAATACcatgaacaaaatatataatacacgTAGTTCAATAAATTTCGTTGTTGGCTGTATTTTATTCGTGCCAGCTGTCTTAAAGCGAATAGCatcttatatataaatttaatttaaaaattacataaacataatagtaataataatcactgttaagtataattaattaatggcTATTAATATTTCAGGCTTACCAAATGAATTGAGCTGTGTTTGGCAACAATATCCATGGGAACTTGGTGTTGCACTTTGTAAAATTCGTGCATATGTTTCCGAAatgtaagaaaataattttttctcataaatatttataaatattaattaaaaaaaatatacctcaAACAATcgacaattaaataaattaatttgactaattttaattactttttttcaaattatttcagcatatttttaattaaaaaataaaaaaattataaatcaataaaataacaaaaattaataacgacaattatttacaagttgcataaaataaattgcaattatttttaattaaaaaataatataaatattttttattttattttaatttttcatgataaaattagCTAATTTGTTTTTGATGGTTTTTGACAGGTCCTCATATGTATCTGTTTTAACAATTGTTGCATTTTCAATGGAACGTTATTTGGCAATTTGCCATCCATTTCGTGCTCATGCAATGAGTGGATTAAAAAGGCCAATTATCATAATATCAGCAGCATGGATTATTGCAATTATATCAGCAATACCATTTGcaatatatacaaatgtaaACTACATCGAGTATCCTCCTGGTTAGTAGTCCTCttcaattatcatcataatattaatcataaaaataattttatctttatatttaaatttttttatgtagatTCTGGTAATAACTCAGCTGATTCAGCAATATGTGCAATGTTACTACCAGACATGCCAAATTTTCCACTGTACGAATTGAgctgtattgttttttttttaattccaatGTTTGTCATGCTTGCTGTCTACATAAGAATGGGCCTAAAAATACGAGAAAGCGCtaaaaataaactcaattGTGACGGTGAATATTCGGCACATCTAGACTCTCAGCAAGTTCAATCGAGAACAAGTATTATCAGAATGCtgagtaagttttttttaatatttaattttttcgtgtTTACAAGGTTCATATAATaacagttaaataaaattaatttagagtAGAATAATCACACaggaatattattaaaaatatacaaagccaatgaataatttttttttaaatcatcaatatcaaattCTACAATCTCAAAGGTTCATAAcaatttcatagaaaaaaataaccatacagtaatttaaatattttaaaataaaaaataaaaatgttcaaagaaaataaatttaataaacaattattttaaaattcaaattgtagAATCGcgtgttgaaataatatatatccaactaaaaaaaccataaaagtgtaatgttatttaaaaatttacatgaaataaaatcagtgaaaattaaatgaaatttattttataaatttcatataaaaaaaatatttacatataaataattaaagtaatattatttgataatatttttatttaaaatcaataataaaattgattaatagtCTTATAAGTAATAATTGTTCACAGCTGCTGATTGGTTATTTCAGGCGCagttgtattttcattttttcttgcaTGGTGTCCTTTTCATGCTCAACGATTGCTCTATGTCTACGCTCTGGAGGCTGATTACTATCCTGATCTAAACGAATGGCTCTACATACTCGGTGGTTTTCTCTACTATTTTAGCACAACAGTAAATCCAATTCTCTACAATCTCATGAGTTTAAAATATCGAAAAGCATTCAAAGACACAGttttatgtaaaaaacaatttagaaGAGGAACATTTAGTAATGTTGATGATagaaaaatcatttgtaaATGTTTGACTGATGTAAAATCACATCCTAAAAATTCTCGATGTTCTGTTAGGTGTAAAATCAATAatgatacatttaaaaaacacgagtcaaaaattattatgcagaataaaattgatcataTTGATTGCACAAATGAttgtgatgaaaattttaatgctAAACTTTTGCCGAATCaacatttatttgttaatcaaCAGAGTAGTAATGAAAGCACATCtgcaaataaaattagtgAATCATCAGCAAGTAGTTTTTTATGAAaagatttgttatttattaatttattttattggatttttcaaatattgtaaaaagtgtaatttaaatttaataaatatttttattatatgtgtAGTCACTGTGTGTAATAATaaggataattttattattaaaatatttatttttcatttgttcttGAATGACATCATCAAGATgagagaaaatattttattagattCAGTGAAAAATTGAGAGACGTGGTGAAATTGtgggaaattaaaattgactGTTACTGACTATTTGtctctttaaatttatatcttcaaaaaaaaatatttttattggaattttttgTGCCTAAATTATTAAGATTTTTACTTTCTATAATTctggaaatttttaaaaaaattcttcaatgcGTTTAATTAGtaggaaaataataacattgaaatCTTCAAACATCAACTTACTTTAATTTggcttaataaatttatatctctgaaaaaaaatatttttcctggaattttttaagcttcaattattcataataCTTTCCCTAATTATCCTGTAAATTTTGAGAACAATCCTTTCCATTTAATTAccggaaaaaaattaacattaaaattctACAAgtgacataataaaaataaatgaaatatcgTATACTATTTggcttattaaatttatatctctCAAAAAAACTGTCGGCAACatacaaaatgaatatttttctatgaaaaaaaaaaatagaaaaacacaATTTACAGGAACCGGAATGTTGGGTAGAGCTTTTATGCTCAACTAAACTGACTGTGGTCGATAAGAAATGATTAGTTCATCTGAAAACAGAATTCACATTGAATAgagcaaataaaaatgtcaatgcGTCAGTGTAAAACAAatttagtagaaaaaaataaagttcttTGAATGTTTTTTGCCAACGggcttattgaaaaaaaaaaatattatttatataacattCGACAAATAGAGAAAAGTTAGAAGAAAAATccaatcaattttcaaaaaacatgTGTAAGTAAATGAAAGTAATGTAAATTGTAAATTCCAAtataatgtataaatatttataaaaaaaaaattttaatcgtcAGAGAATTCAATAAAGGTGTCACATTTAACCGAAAATGTTTGCTGAAATttacttggaatttttattttattgatctcgtaaaaagtaaaaaaaataaaaataataattatttttttttcaactacatTTTACATAAgactttattaatttaaaaaatagaatataacactaaataaatttcaaaaaaagatgacactagaatatttttaattaaaaaaaataaatgaaaattcatttaaaaaaaaaaagaaaaaattcaaatataattttaatgatgaaaaaaaaattttttatcaaaccaaggattttttttatgtcaaattttatttttattttttaatttactatattttttctcaattagtAAGTTCGGAA includes:
- the LOC122858624 gene encoding neuropeptides capa receptor-like yields the protein MDITSSEEVEFENFWDSLKNENLTEADYLTRILGPKQLPLRIIIPLTLAYVTIFLSGVIGNIITCTVIIKNSIMHTATNYYLFSLAISDLILLILGLPNELSCVWQQYPWELGVALCKIRAYVSEMSSYVSVLTIVAFSMERYLAICHPFRAHAMSGLKRPIIIISAAWIIAIISAIPFAIYTNVNYIEYPPDSGNNSADSAICAMLLPDMPNFPLYELSCIVFFLIPMFVMLAVYIRMGLKIRESAKNKLNCDGEYSAHLDSQQVQSRTSIIRMLSAVVFSFFLAWCPFHAQRLLYVYALEADYYPDLNEWLYILGGFLYYFSTTVNPILYNLMSLKYRKAFKDTVLCKKQFRRGTFSNVDDRKIICKCLTDVKSHPKNSRCSVRCKINNDTFKKHESKIIMQNKIDHIDCTNDCDENFNAKLLPNQHLFVNQQSSNESTSANKISESSASSFL